A genomic window from Terrisporobacter glycolicus ATCC 14880 = DSM 1288 includes:
- the leuD gene encoding 3-isopropylmalate dehydratase small subunit gives MLANGKVFKYGDNIDTDVIIPARYLNTPDMKELASHCMEDIDKNFAKKVNEGDIIVANKNFGCGSSREHAPIAIKESGISCVIAFTFARIFYRNAINIGLPILECEEAARKIEEGDKLEIDFNSGIIKNISKNEKYKAEPFPEFMQNIISNGGLIKSIEKN, from the coding sequence ATGTTAGCAAATGGAAAAGTTTTTAAATATGGAGATAATATAGACACGGATGTAATAATACCAGCAAGATATTTAAACACACCTGATATGAAGGAGTTAGCATCACATTGTATGGAAGATATAGATAAAAATTTTGCGAAAAAAGTTAATGAAGGAGATATAATTGTTGCAAATAAAAATTTTGGGTGTGGATCTTCAAGAGAACATGCTCCAATAGCTATAAAGGAAAGTGGAATATCTTGTGTAATAGCTTTTACTTTTGCAAGAATTTTTTATAGAAATGCCATAAATATAGGACTTCCAATTTTGGAATGTGAAGAAGCAGCTAGAAAAATTGAAGAAGGAGATAAACTAGAAATAGATTTTAATAGTGGGATTATAAAAAACATAAGTAAAAATGAAAAATATAAGGCTGAGCCTTTTCCAGAGTTTATGCAAAATATAATTTCCAATGGTGGGTTGATTAAGTCAATTGAGAAAAATTAG
- the leuC gene encoding 3-isopropylmalate dehydratase large subunit, producing the protein MGVTMTQKILASHANLKEVKKGQLIEVNLDLVLGNDITTPVAVSEFEKLNTKKVFDDSKVAIVLDHFTPNKDIKSAQQCRVARNFANNKNIKNYFDVGDMGIEHCLLPEKGLVTAGDVVIGADSHTCTYGALGAFSTGIGSTDMAAGMASGKAWFKVPGAMKFVLKNKLEKYISGKDIILHIIGKIGVDGARYMSMEFVGDGVAHLTMDDRFTICNMAIEAGAKNGIFPVDEKTMEYIKAHPCESTKKSPKFFSADEDADYDEVIEIDLSELKPIVAFPHLPENTKTIDEITENIKIDQVVIGSCTNGRINDLKIASEIMKGKKVAKDVRCIVFPGTQNIYLEAIEKGYISDLVKAGAAISTPTCGPCLGGHMGILAEGERAVSTTNRNFVGRMGHVDSEIYLASPAVAAASSITGKISSPEEVFEAKEEVTC; encoded by the coding sequence ATGGGAGTGACGATGACACAAAAAATATTAGCATCTCATGCTAATTTGAAAGAAGTGAAAAAGGGGCAATTAATAGAAGTTAATTTAGACTTAGTTCTTGGAAATGATATAACAACTCCTGTTGCCGTAAGTGAGTTTGAAAAATTAAATACAAAAAAAGTCTTTGATGACAGTAAAGTAGCCATAGTACTTGATCATTTTACACCAAATAAAGATATAAAAAGTGCTCAACAATGTAGAGTGGCAAGAAATTTTGCTAACAATAAAAATATAAAAAATTACTTTGATGTTGGAGATATGGGAATTGAACATTGTTTGCTTCCTGAAAAAGGATTGGTGACAGCAGGAGATGTAGTCATAGGAGCAGATTCACATACTTGCACTTATGGAGCACTGGGGGCATTTTCCACAGGAATAGGCTCCACAGACATGGCAGCAGGAATGGCAAGTGGCAAAGCTTGGTTCAAAGTTCCCGGAGCTATGAAATTTGTTTTGAAAAATAAATTAGAAAAATATATAAGTGGAAAAGATATTATTTTACATATTATAGGAAAGATAGGCGTGGATGGAGCAAGATATATGTCTATGGAATTTGTGGGAGATGGTGTAGCACACTTAACTATGGATGATAGATTTACTATTTGTAATATGGCAATAGAAGCAGGGGCGAAAAACGGAATATTTCCAGTAGATGAAAAAACAATGGAATATATAAAAGCTCATCCTTGTGAAAGTACAAAAAAAAGTCCAAAGTTTTTTAGTGCAGATGAAGATGCTGACTATGATGAAGTCATAGAAATAGATTTAAGTGAATTAAAGCCAATAGTAGCCTTTCCTCATTTACCAGAAAATACAAAAACTATAGATGAAATTACAGAAAATATAAAAATAGACCAAGTAGTAATAGGCTCTTGTACAAATGGTAGAATAAATGATTTGAAAATAGCATCAGAAATAATGAAGGGCAAAAAAGTAGCAAAAGACGTGAGATGTATAGTATTCCCAGGTACTCAAAACATTTATTTGGAAGCCATAGAAAAAGGATATATTTCTGATTTAGTAAAAGCTGGAGCTGCCATATCCACACCAACTTGTGGACCGTGTTTAGGTGGACATATGGGAATATTAGCAGAAGGTGAAAGAGCAGTATCTACTACAAATAGAAATTTCGTAGGAAGAATGGGTCATGTGGATTCAGAAATTTATTTAGCAAGTCCAGCAGTGGCAGCTGCATCTTCCATAACAGGGAAAATATCATCACCAGAGGAAGTATTTGAAGCAAAGGAGGAAGTAACATGTTAG